One genomic window of Halorubrum hochsteinianum includes the following:
- a CDS encoding histidine kinase N-terminal 7TM domain-containing protein, protein MALDLLPAWPAVGSLAGGAGALALAWAIREHRGRPGVDWFLGVFAAQTTWCCSYGVGLLVADPTLRAALEATMWLGVIWTGIAFLGFALEYTGRSDVVRSRLFAGIVGFGLLSSALVATNSLHGALWTRFARDPAFGVETVSYAFGPWAYLTVAVETVLVASAVFLLVDTLLSYGPLYRRESAAVALSSLPPGFALVAWTLQLGPVPQLQLAPLMFVPHMVLDAYAFNRAEMFDRNPTTSRAAERTAIDDLRDPIVALALDRRVVRLNPAAEAVLDVDAETARDRPLADFLELPVSIGDEDPIESDGDESGVDEDAGGGSRETVRIDAASGTGTRTYAVSVSRLTDPNGTHVGYTVVLSDVTERERRRQQLEVLNRILRHNLRNDAGVVHGYGEILRDRLEDPELLRMADAIERRAGALAALGEKAGTVERLLADSDPERTDVRDLLRSIVADARERDGDATVELDVDGGGLDAAKLDDVDLDADGDWTTRVRPDALRAVVENTVENAVDHHDGEGVERDDGGTWVRASLRREGDPDDPDGDARFVLAVEDDGPGIPDHEVEAVESGRETALEHGSGLGLWVVAWGAAAVGADVEYADREPRGTRVTVSIPVVEAE, encoded by the coding sequence ATGGCCCTCGACCTCCTCCCCGCGTGGCCGGCGGTCGGCTCGCTCGCGGGCGGGGCGGGGGCGCTCGCGCTCGCGTGGGCGATCCGCGAACACCGCGGTCGCCCGGGCGTCGACTGGTTCCTCGGCGTGTTCGCCGCGCAGACGACGTGGTGTTGCTCCTACGGGGTCGGACTGCTCGTCGCCGACCCGACGCTCCGCGCCGCGCTGGAGGCGACGATGTGGCTCGGCGTGATCTGGACCGGGATCGCGTTCCTCGGCTTCGCCCTGGAGTACACCGGCCGAAGCGACGTCGTCCGCAGCCGCCTGTTCGCGGGGATCGTCGGGTTCGGACTCCTCTCCTCGGCGCTCGTCGCCACGAACTCCCTCCACGGTGCCCTCTGGACCCGATTCGCCCGAGACCCGGCCTTCGGCGTCGAGACCGTCTCGTACGCCTTCGGGCCGTGGGCGTACCTCACGGTCGCCGTCGAGACCGTCCTCGTCGCCAGCGCGGTCTTCCTCCTCGTCGACACGCTGCTCAGCTACGGCCCGCTGTACCGCCGGGAGAGCGCCGCGGTCGCGCTGAGCTCGCTCCCGCCCGGGTTCGCCCTCGTCGCGTGGACGCTGCAGCTCGGCCCCGTCCCGCAGCTCCAGCTCGCGCCGCTGATGTTCGTCCCACACATGGTCCTCGACGCGTACGCGTTCAACCGCGCGGAGATGTTCGACCGGAACCCGACGACCAGCCGCGCCGCCGAGCGCACGGCGATAGACGACCTCCGGGACCCGATCGTCGCGCTCGCGCTCGACCGCCGCGTCGTCCGGCTCAACCCCGCCGCCGAGGCGGTCTTGGATGTCGACGCCGAGACCGCGCGCGACCGCCCGCTCGCCGACTTCCTGGAGCTGCCGGTGTCGATCGGCGACGAGGACCCGATCGAGTCGGACGGCGACGAGTCCGGCGTCGACGAGGACGCGGGCGGCGGCTCCCGCGAGACGGTGCGGATCGACGCCGCTTCCGGCACCGGGACGCGCACCTACGCCGTGTCGGTCTCCCGGCTGACCGATCCCAACGGGACGCACGTCGGGTACACGGTCGTCCTCTCGGACGTCACCGAGCGCGAGCGCCGCCGCCAGCAGCTTGAGGTGCTCAACCGCATTCTCCGGCATAACCTCCGGAACGACGCCGGGGTCGTCCACGGGTACGGCGAGATCCTCCGCGACCGCCTCGAGGACCCGGAGCTGCTGCGGATGGCCGACGCCATCGAGCGGCGCGCGGGCGCGCTGGCCGCGCTCGGCGAGAAGGCCGGCACGGTCGAGCGCCTCCTCGCCGACAGCGACCCCGAGCGGACGGACGTCCGCGACCTCCTGCGGTCGATCGTCGCGGACGCCCGCGAGCGCGACGGCGACGCGACCGTCGAACTCGACGTCGACGGCGGCGGCCTCGACGCCGCCAAACTTGACGACGTCGACCTCGACGCCGACGGCGACTGGACCACGCGCGTCAGGCCCGATGCGCTCCGCGCGGTCGTGGAGAACACGGTGGAGAACGCCGTCGACCACCACGACGGCGAGGGGGTCGAGCGCGACGACGGCGGGACGTGGGTCCGCGCCTCGCTCCGCCGCGAGGGAGATCCGGACGACCCGGACGGCGACGCCCGGTTCGTCCTCGCCGTCGAGGACGACGGTCCCGGCATCCCGGACCACGAGGTCGAGGCGGTCGAGTCCGGACGGGAGACCGCCCTCGAACACGGCTCGGGGCTGGGGCTATGGGTCGTCGCGTGGGGTGCCGCCGCCGTCGGGGCCGACGTGGAGTACGCCGACCGGGAGCCGCGGGGGACGCGGGTGACGGTGTCGATTCCGGTGGTCGAAGCCGAGTGA
- a CDS encoding DNA polymerase sliding clamp, which translates to MFKAIVGASTFQDALDSVSVLVDECKIRLNEEELSIRAVDPANVGMVDLTLEAAAFESYDADGGVIGVNLARLEDIAGMANSGDLIHLELDEETRKLHIEIDGLSYTLALIDPDSIRQEPDIPDLDLASEIVVEGAQLDRGIKAADMVSDHIRLRVDEADEAFFIEAEGDTDDVNLKLDREDLIALTAGAADSLFSLDYLKDMNKAIPSDAEVTVELGEEFPVKLHYGFAEGLGNVTFMLAPRIQSD; encoded by the coding sequence ATGTTCAAGGCCATCGTGGGCGCGTCGACGTTTCAGGACGCGCTCGATTCGGTGAGCGTGTTGGTCGACGAGTGTAAGATCCGCTTAAACGAGGAGGAGCTCTCCATCCGCGCCGTCGACCCCGCCAACGTCGGCATGGTCGACCTCACCCTCGAAGCGGCCGCGTTCGAGTCCTACGACGCCGACGGCGGCGTCATCGGCGTCAACCTCGCCCGGTTGGAGGACATCGCCGGGATGGCCAACTCGGGCGACCTGATCCACCTCGAACTCGACGAGGAGACCCGCAAGCTCCACATCGAGATCGACGGCCTGAGCTACACCCTCGCGCTCATCGACCCCGACTCGATCCGACAGGAGCCGGACATCCCGGACCTCGATCTCGCCTCCGAGATCGTCGTCGAGGGCGCACAGCTCGACCGCGGTATCAAGGCCGCCGACATGGTCTCGGACCACATCCGCCTCCGCGTCGACGAGGCCGACGAGGCGTTCTTCATCGAGGCCGAGGGCGACACCGACGACGTGAACCTCAAGCTCGACCGCGAGGACCTCATCGCGCTCACCGCCGGGGCCGCCGACTCCCTCTTCAGCCTCGATTACCTCAAGGACATGAACAAGGCGATCCCCTCGGACGCCGAGGTCACCGTCGAACTCGGCGAGGAGTTCCCCGTCAAACTCCACTACGGGTTCGCCGAGGGGCTGGGGAACGTGACATTCATGCTCGCTCCCCGCATTCAGAGCGACTGA
- a CDS encoding phosphoglucomutase/phosphomannomutase alpha/beta/alpha domain I, translating into MDQISFGTDGWRATLDTFTDERVRIVGQAVADHLEAAGRDAPVAVGYDARETSEGFAESLAEVLAGNGFDVIVPERDAPTPVIAHAIVARGLAGACMITASHNPPEYNGVKFIPDDGAPALPEVTEDIEARLAEPDLLPEAERGAVERVDLVSDHADAAREVVGTALGGDEGDGDAASAVDLSGLTVAYDAMHGSGRGVTDALLESAGAEVVRLRCDRDVTFGGDSPEPSAEHLEALAERVTDPESDVDLGVANDGDADRIAVVTPERGVLDANLFYSACYDRLLETDAGPAVRTVSTTFLVDRIAEAHGEEVYETPVGFKWVARAMGERDALFGGEESGGFTVRGHVREKDGVLMALLAAATHAAEPFDARVDRLLGEHGRIAAGKVSLECPDDRKEGVLDELEDHIPESVRGSPVAKVVTLDGFKLLLESGSWLLVRPSGTEPKLRVYAEADSEAAVDDLLDAGRDLVEPLI; encoded by the coding sequence ATGGACCAGATCAGTTTCGGCACGGACGGCTGGCGGGCCACGCTCGACACGTTCACCGACGAGCGCGTCCGCATCGTCGGACAGGCGGTCGCGGACCACCTCGAAGCGGCGGGCCGCGACGCCCCCGTGGCGGTCGGCTACGACGCCCGCGAGACCTCGGAGGGGTTCGCGGAGAGCCTCGCCGAGGTGCTCGCCGGGAACGGCTTCGACGTGATCGTCCCCGAGCGCGACGCGCCGACGCCCGTCATCGCGCACGCCATCGTCGCCCGCGGGCTGGCCGGCGCGTGCATGATCACCGCCTCGCACAACCCGCCCGAGTACAACGGCGTGAAGTTCATCCCCGACGACGGCGCGCCGGCGCTGCCCGAGGTCACCGAGGACATCGAGGCCCGCCTCGCCGAACCGGACCTGCTGCCCGAGGCCGAGCGCGGCGCGGTCGAACGGGTCGACCTCGTGAGCGACCACGCCGACGCCGCCCGCGAGGTGGTTGGGACGGCCCTCGGGGGCGACGAGGGCGACGGCGACGCGGCGAGCGCCGTCGACCTCTCCGGGCTCACCGTGGCGTACGACGCGATGCACGGCAGCGGGCGGGGGGTCACGGACGCCCTCCTTGAGTCGGCCGGCGCGGAGGTCGTCCGCCTGCGCTGCGACCGCGACGTGACCTTCGGCGGCGACTCGCCCGAGCCCTCGGCCGAACACCTCGAGGCGCTCGCCGAGCGCGTCACCGATCCCGAAAGCGACGTGGACCTCGGCGTCGCCAACGACGGCGACGCGGACCGGATCGCGGTCGTCACGCCCGAACGCGGCGTCCTCGACGCGAACCTCTTCTATTCCGCCTGCTACGACCGGCTGCTGGAGACCGACGCCGGCCCCGCCGTCAGGACGGTCTCGACGACGTTCCTCGTCGACCGCATCGCGGAGGCGCACGGCGAGGAAGTGTACGAGACGCCGGTCGGCTTCAAGTGGGTCGCGCGGGCGATGGGCGAGCGCGACGCGCTGTTCGGCGGCGAGGAGTCGGGCGGGTTCACCGTCCGCGGGCACGTCCGCGAGAAGGACGGCGTGTTGATGGCGCTGCTCGCGGCCGCGACCCACGCCGCGGAGCCGTTCGACGCCCGCGTCGACCGCCTGCTCGGCGAGCACGGCCGCATCGCGGCGGGGAAGGTGTCGCTCGAATGCCCCGACGACCGGAAGGAAGGCGTCCTCGACGAACTCGAAGACCACATCCCGGAGTCGGTCCGCGGGTCGCCCGTCGCGAAGGTCGTCACGCTCGACGGGTTCAAACTCCTCTTAGAGAGCGGCTCGTGGCTGCTCGTCCGCCCCTCCGGCACCGAGCCGAAGCTGCGGGTGTACGCGGAGGCGGACTCCGAGGCGGCCGTCGACGACCTGCTCGACGCGGGACGCGACCTCGTCGAACCGCTGATCTGA
- a CDS encoding NADPH-dependent FMN reductase yields MTRIAAISGSRRAESTTRAALSVALDAAADAGAETDLIDLGAVDLPLYHPNEDAQGDSEALKRRVREADGVLAGTPVYRGSYSSTFKNFHDFCGSDEYANTAVGLLATAGGGSYGGTLEHLRSTFRNVHAWTVPHEVGIQGASSVVETGGAGSGSDPADEPRITDDDLRRRTERLGRVVVEHAERLRE; encoded by the coding sequence ATGACACGGATCGCCGCCATCTCCGGCAGCCGGCGGGCGGAGAGCACGACGCGGGCCGCGCTGTCGGTCGCGCTCGACGCCGCGGCCGACGCGGGCGCGGAGACGGACCTGATCGACCTCGGAGCGGTCGACCTCCCGCTGTACCACCCGAACGAGGACGCGCAGGGCGACAGCGAGGCGCTGAAGCGCCGCGTCCGCGAGGCGGACGGCGTGCTCGCGGGGACCCCCGTCTACCGCGGCTCCTACTCGTCGACGTTCAAGAACTTCCACGACTTCTGCGGCTCCGACGAGTACGCGAACACCGCGGTGGGGCTGCTCGCGACCGCGGGCGGCGGCTCCTACGGCGGCACGCTCGAACACCTCCGGTCGACGTTCCGCAACGTCCACGCGTGGACCGTCCCCCACGAGGTCGGAATCCAGGGGGCCTCCTCGGTCGTCGAGACCGGCGGGGCCGGGAGCGGGAGCGACCCGGCGGATGAGCCGCGGATTACGGACGACGATCTCCGCCGCCGCACCGAGCGGCTGGGCCGCGTCGTCGTCGAACACGCGGAGCGGCTCCGGGAGTGA
- the hjc gene encoding Holliday junction resolvase Hjc: protein MTTTVSANRKGDRRERELVNALDEAGFAVMRAPASGSATERELPDVLAGDGETFYAIEAKSSAGDPIYLTGEEVEALLFFARNFGAKARIAVRFDREDWYFFHPGDLYTTDAGSYRVKKETALADGTDFPEFVGETEKVTLGEVGGGDAGDADATDPEAEERRTVLEAVRDGHMPVEDALDVL, encoded by the coding sequence GTGACGACGACCGTGTCCGCTAACCGGAAGGGGGACCGCCGGGAGCGCGAGCTGGTGAACGCCCTGGACGAGGCGGGGTTCGCCGTGATGCGCGCGCCGGCCAGCGGCTCCGCGACCGAGCGGGAGCTGCCGGACGTGCTCGCGGGCGACGGCGAGACGTTCTACGCCATCGAGGCGAAGTCGAGCGCGGGCGACCCCATCTACCTCACCGGCGAGGAGGTGGAGGCGCTGCTGTTCTTCGCGCGCAACTTCGGCGCGAAGGCGCGGATCGCGGTGCGGTTCGACCGCGAGGACTGGTACTTCTTCCACCCCGGCGACCTGTACACCACCGACGCCGGCTCGTATCGGGTGAAGAAGGAGACGGCGCTGGCCGACGGCACCGACTTCCCCGAGTTCGTCGGGGAGACGGAGAAGGTGACGCTCGGCGAGGTCGGGGGCGGCGACGCGGGCGACGCGGACGCGACCGACCCGGAGGCCGAGGAGCGCCGGACGGTACTGGAGGCGGTCCGCGACGGTCACATGCCCGTCGAGGACGCGCTCGACGTGCTGTGA
- the rio1 gene encoding serine/threonine-protein kinase Rio1, whose translation MSEDFGLLEPADQPGDEWEQLDVSDTEADRIARRQDREFDEFRKRIKDTEQFKLQESVFDDATLAAVYKLVQDGYVDAFGGPVSTGKEASVFEALGGQAGERPEPGSEAAGGGPEGVTPEREVAVKVYRINSSNFRQMREYLEGDPRFEGIASDKKAVVLAWTRKEFANLERARKAGVRVPEPIAVQRNVLVMELVGHAEERARRLSEVDVENPETAYEVVREYMRRLYGAGLIHGDLSEYNMIIHEGELVIIDLGQAVTVHHPNAGEFLARDCENVATFFTRQGIDVDPDDLRAYVTEPDPDPSGEPEVESEDNPTGDPEGEPDRDDA comes from the coding sequence ATGAGCGAGGACTTCGGCCTGCTCGAACCCGCGGACCAGCCCGGCGACGAGTGGGAGCAGCTCGACGTCTCCGACACCGAGGCCGACCGGATCGCCCGGCGGCAGGACCGCGAGTTCGACGAGTTCCGCAAGCGGATCAAAGACACCGAGCAGTTCAAGCTGCAGGAGTCGGTGTTCGACGACGCCACGCTGGCGGCGGTGTACAAGCTGGTCCAGGACGGCTACGTCGACGCCTTCGGCGGGCCGGTGTCGACGGGCAAGGAGGCGAGCGTCTTCGAGGCGCTCGGCGGGCAGGCGGGCGAGCGCCCGGAGCCGGGCTCGGAGGCGGCCGGCGGCGGTCCGGAGGGCGTCACGCCGGAGCGCGAGGTCGCGGTGAAGGTGTACCGGATCAACTCCTCGAACTTCCGGCAGATGCGCGAGTATCTCGAAGGGGACCCGCGGTTCGAGGGGATCGCGAGCGACAAGAAGGCGGTCGTGCTGGCGTGGACCCGCAAGGAGTTCGCGAACCTCGAACGCGCCCGGAAGGCGGGCGTCCGCGTCCCCGAGCCGATCGCGGTCCAGCGCAACGTCCTCGTGATGGAGCTGGTCGGCCACGCCGAGGAGCGCGCCCGGCGGCTGAGCGAGGTCGACGTGGAGAACCCCGAGACCGCCTACGAGGTCGTCCGCGAGTACATGCGCCGGCTCTACGGCGCGGGGCTGATCCACGGCGACCTCTCCGAGTACAACATGATCATCCACGAGGGGGAGCTGGTGATAATCGATCTGGGGCAGGCCGTGACGGTCCATCACCCGAACGCCGGCGAGTTCCTCGCGCGCGACTGCGAGAACGTGGCGACGTTCTTCACCCGACAGGGAATCGACGTGGACCCCGACGACCTCCGCGCGTACGTGACGGAGCCGGATCCGGACCCGAGCGGCGAGCCCGAGGTGGAATCGGAGGACAACCCGACGGGGGACCCGGAGGGGGAACCGGACCGGGACGACGCTTAG
- a CDS encoding GNAT family N-acetyltransferase, with protein MEVRRSESDAEIRELIRAHGLSWREAYDGILPDSVLDAMTVEPTPEDVEEWADGLDGDDAAVFIALVDETVRGFVDVRWGAENTKSFVGEREAGIKAIYVHPDRWGEGVGSALLDRELDALPDRIETVRLEALADNEVGARFYEARGFERTDAVEREVAGEPRALDVWTKRV; from the coding sequence ATGGAGGTTCGCCGCTCCGAGAGCGACGCGGAGATCCGGGAGCTGATCCGGGCGCACGGGCTGTCGTGGCGCGAGGCGTACGACGGGATCCTCCCCGATTCGGTGCTCGACGCGATGACGGTCGAACCGACTCCCGAGGACGTCGAGGAGTGGGCGGACGGACTCGACGGCGACGACGCCGCCGTCTTCATCGCCCTCGTCGACGAGACGGTCCGCGGGTTCGTCGACGTGCGCTGGGGCGCGGAGAACACGAAGTCGTTCGTCGGCGAGCGCGAGGCCGGAATAAAGGCGATCTACGTCCATCCCGACCGGTGGGGAGAGGGGGTCGGCTCGGCGCTGCTCGACCGCGAACTCGACGCGCTCCCCGACCGGATCGAGACGGTGCGGCTTGAGGCGCTCGCCGACAACGAGGTCGGTGCCCGGTTCTACGAGGCGCGGGGGTTCGAGCGGACCGACGCGGTCGAACGCGAGGTCGCCGGCGAACCGCGCGCGCTCGACGTGTGGACCAAGCGGGTCTAA
- a CDS encoding KH domain-containing protein yields the protein MQHVTVPQDRIGVVIGAGGETMREIEERANVRLDIDSESGSVSIEERDDPVAAMVAPDVIKAIGRGFKPETALSILDHDLRTLDLIDLSEHTRNDNDLQRKKGRIIGENGRTRELMEELSGANVVVYGSTVGAVGQPEELEVVRRAVGMLLDGAPHGAVYSYLERMSNELDDDVSFNAPQ from the coding sequence ATGCAACACGTGACGGTTCCGCAGGACCGGATCGGCGTCGTCATCGGTGCCGGTGGCGAGACGATGCGGGAGATCGAAGAGCGGGCGAACGTGCGGCTCGACATCGACTCGGAGTCGGGGAGCGTCTCCATCGAGGAGCGCGACGACCCGGTGGCCGCGATGGTGGCCCCGGACGTGATCAAGGCGATCGGCCGCGGCTTCAAGCCGGAGACTGCGCTGTCGATCCTCGACCACGACCTCCGGACGCTCGACCTGATCGACCTCTCCGAACACACCCGCAACGACAACGACCTTCAGCGCAAGAAGGGCCGGATCATCGGCGAGAACGGCCGGACGCGCGAGCTGATGGAGGAGCTGTCGGGCGCGAACGTCGTCGTCTACGGGTCGACGGTCGGAGCCGTGGGCCAGCCCGAGGAGCTTGAGGTCGTCCGGCGGGCGGTTGGAATGTTACTGGACGGCGCTCCCCACGGTGCGGTGTACTCCTACTTGGAGCGCATGTCGAACGAGCTCGACGACGACGTGAGCTTCAACGCGCCGCAATAG
- the thsA gene encoding thermosome subunit alpha, whose product MIVLSEESQRTSGKDAQNMNITAGKAVAESVRTTLGPKGMDKMLVDSGGSVVVTNDGVTILKEMDIDHPAANMIVEVSETQEEEVGDGTTSAVVVAGELLDQAEELLDQDIHATTLAQGYRQAAEKAKEILDEEAIDVSADDYDTLVEIAETAMTGKGAENSKDLLAELVVDAVLAVQDDDGIDTENVSVEKVVGSSIDESELVEGVIVDKERVDENMPFGVEDADVALFDGAIEVKETEIDAEVNVTDPDQLQQFLDQEEEQLREMVDHLVDIGADVVFVGDGIDDMAQHYLAQEGILAVRRAKSDDLKRLARATGGRVVSNLDDIEADDLGFAGSVAQKDIGGDERIFVEDVEEAKSVTLILRGGTEHVVDEVERAIDDSLGVVRTTLLDGKVLPGGGAPEAELALQLRDFADSVGGREQLAVEAFADALEVVPRTLAENAGLDPIDSLVDLRARHDGGEFGAGLDAYTGDVIDMEAEGVVEPLRVKTQAIESATEAAVMILRIDDVIAAGDLKGGGTDDGGDEGGPGGAPGGMGGGMGGMGGMGGAM is encoded by the coding sequence ATGATCGTACTTTCCGAGGAGTCGCAGCGCACCTCCGGAAAGGACGCGCAGAACATGAACATCACGGCCGGCAAGGCGGTCGCGGAGTCCGTCCGCACCACGCTCGGCCCGAAAGGGATGGACAAGATGCTCGTCGACTCCGGCGGGTCCGTCGTCGTCACGAACGACGGCGTCACCATCCTGAAGGAGATGGACATCGACCACCCGGCGGCCAACATGATCGTCGAGGTCTCCGAGACGCAGGAGGAGGAAGTCGGCGACGGCACCACCTCCGCCGTCGTGGTCGCCGGTGAGCTCCTCGATCAGGCCGAGGAGCTCCTCGACCAGGACATCCACGCGACGACCCTCGCGCAGGGGTACCGTCAGGCCGCCGAGAAGGCCAAGGAGATCCTCGACGAGGAGGCCATCGACGTCTCCGCGGACGACTACGACACGCTCGTCGAGATCGCCGAGACGGCGATGACGGGCAAGGGCGCGGAGAACTCCAAGGACCTCCTCGCCGAACTCGTCGTCGACGCCGTCCTCGCGGTCCAGGACGACGACGGCATCGACACGGAGAACGTCTCCGTCGAGAAGGTCGTCGGCAGCTCGATCGACGAGTCCGAGCTCGTCGAGGGCGTCATCGTCGACAAGGAGCGCGTCGACGAGAACATGCCCTTCGGCGTCGAGGACGCCGACGTGGCGCTGTTCGACGGAGCCATCGAGGTCAAGGAGACGGAGATCGACGCCGAGGTCAACGTCACCGACCCCGACCAGCTCCAGCAGTTCCTCGACCAGGAGGAAGAGCAGCTCCGCGAGATGGTCGACCACCTCGTCGACATCGGCGCTGACGTCGTCTTCGTCGGCGACGGCATCGACGACATGGCGCAGCACTACCTCGCGCAGGAGGGCATCCTCGCCGTCCGCCGCGCGAAGTCCGACGACCTCAAGCGCCTCGCCCGCGCGACCGGCGGCCGCGTCGTCTCCAACCTCGACGACATCGAGGCCGACGACCTCGGCTTCGCCGGCTCCGTCGCCCAGAAGGACATCGGCGGCGACGAGCGCATCTTCGTCGAGGACGTCGAGGAGGCGAAGTCCGTCACCCTCATCCTCCGCGGCGGCACCGAACACGTCGTCGACGAGGTCGAGCGCGCCATCGACGACTCGCTCGGCGTCGTCCGCACGACGCTGCTCGACGGCAAGGTCCTGCCCGGCGGCGGCGCGCCCGAGGCCGAGCTGGCGCTGCAGCTCCGCGACTTCGCCGACTCCGTCGGCGGCCGCGAGCAGCTCGCCGTTGAGGCGTTCGCCGACGCGCTGGAAGTCGTCCCGCGCACCCTCGCCGAGAACGCGGGTCTCGACCCCATCGACTCGCTCGTCGACCTCCGCGCCCGCCACGACGGCGGCGAGTTCGGAGCCGGTCTCGACGCCTACACGGGCGACGTGATCGACATGGAGGCCGAGGGCGTCGTGGAGCCGCTCCGCGTCAAGACCCAGGCCATCGAGTCCGCCACCGAGGCGGCCGTCATGATCCTCCGCATCGACGACGTCATCGCGGCCGGCGACCTCAAGGGCGGCGGCACCGACGACGGCGGCGACGAGGGCGGCCCCGGCGGCGCGCCCGGCGGCATGGGCGGCGGCATGGGCGGCATGGGCGGCATGGGCGGCGCGATGTGA
- a CDS encoding lactate utilization protein: MSQQKADYADDAEIDAELDDLPDAETVEETVASLEERGFDVVVVEDADEVLEAVKSQIPDGVSVMNGHSTTLEEIGFDEFLSEGDHEWESLPDQIWAIDDDAERQTARRESQTADYFLGGINAIAETGELVAADLSGSRIGAYPFAAGNVVIVSGINKIVPTLSDAFDRLESVAYPLENERAQEAYGVESAIAKQLVYRRETEEGRTTLVLVREQLGY; the protein is encoded by the coding sequence ATGTCACAGCAGAAGGCTGACTACGCAGACGACGCGGAGATCGACGCGGAACTGGACGACCTCCCCGACGCGGAGACGGTCGAGGAGACGGTCGCCAGCTTAGAGGAGCGCGGCTTCGACGTGGTCGTCGTCGAGGACGCCGACGAGGTGCTGGAGGCGGTGAAGTCCCAGATTCCCGACGGTGTCTCCGTGATGAACGGGCACTCGACGACCCTCGAGGAGATCGGGTTCGACGAGTTCCTGAGCGAGGGCGACCACGAGTGGGAGAGCCTCCCGGACCAGATCTGGGCCATCGACGACGACGCCGAGCGACAGACCGCGCGCCGCGAGTCGCAGACGGCCGACTACTTCCTCGGCGGGATCAACGCGATCGCCGAGACGGGCGAGCTCGTCGCCGCCGACCTCTCCGGCAGCCGGATCGGCGCGTACCCGTTCGCCGCGGGCAACGTCGTCATCGTCAGCGGGATCAACAAGATCGTTCCCACGCTCTCGGACGCCTTCGACCGCCTCGAATCGGTCGCGTACCCGCTTGAGAACGAGCGCGCACAGGAGGCGTACGGCGTCGAGTCCGCCATCGCCAAACAGCTCGTCTACCGCCGCGAGACCGAGGAAGGCCGGACGACGCTCGTCCTCGTGCGCGAGCAGCTCGGGTACTGA
- a CDS encoding alpha/beta fold hydrolase — protein MTPQSTTLRTDACTLPDGRTLSYATGGDPDGFPVVVHHGTPGSRLFGALLSAPATEAGVRILAPDRPGYGRSSPPPSEWSPSDWAGDAAGLLDAESVDRAGALGFSGGGPFALAAGTDDRVTRVGLISSVVPPADNALATLASVPFALRATFRLSKAFASVSGPDAVVSQYTDRSVPDAVADAVAADFHEALAPGARAVERENRSFADAAFDPAPSDAAVRAWHGTNDENTPLPPVRSLVRERGGTLETAATDHLGTLLDQRSAALAWLAETA, from the coding sequence ATGACGCCCCAATCGACGACCCTTCGGACGGACGCGTGTACCCTCCCCGACGGACGCACCCTCTCGTACGCGACCGGCGGCGACCCCGACGGCTTCCCCGTCGTCGTTCACCACGGCACGCCGGGGTCGCGGCTGTTCGGGGCGCTGCTGTCGGCACCCGCGACCGAGGCCGGCGTTCGGATCCTCGCCCCCGACCGCCCGGGATACGGTCGCTCCTCGCCGCCCCCGAGCGAGTGGTCGCCGTCGGACTGGGCGGGTGACGCCGCCGGGCTCCTCGACGCCGAGTCGGTCGACCGGGCCGGCGCGCTCGGCTTCTCCGGCGGCGGTCCGTTCGCGCTCGCCGCCGGGACCGACGACCGGGTGACCCGCGTCGGCCTGATAAGCAGCGTCGTCCCCCCGGCGGACAACGCTCTCGCGACGCTCGCGTCGGTCCCGTTCGCGCTGCGCGCGACGTTCCGTCTCTCGAAGGCGTTCGCGTCGGTCTCGGGGCCGGACGCCGTCGTCTCGCAGTACACGGACCGGTCGGTCCCCGACGCCGTCGCCGACGCGGTCGCGGCCGACTTCCACGAGGCCCTCGCCCCCGGCGCGCGCGCCGTCGAACGCGAGAACCGATCGTTCGCGGACGCGGCGTTCGATCCGGCTCCGTCCGACGCGGCCGTCCGCGCTTGGCACGGGACGAACGACGAGAACACGCCGCTTCCGCCGGTCCGATCGCTCGTCCGGGAGCGCGGCGGCACGCTGGAGACCGCCGCGACCGACCACCTCGGTACGCTGCTCGACCAGCGGTCGGCGGCGCTGGCGTGGCTCGCCGAGACGGCGTGA